DNA sequence from the Deltaproteobacteria bacterium HGW-Deltaproteobacteria-2 genome:
CTCCACGGCACCGTACCATTCATGAATCTTCACGTTGAAACGCTTCTCGAAATCCTCCCAGATGCTCCTGGGTGTTCCTGCGCTCAGGACCTTACGCACCGGGTTGTCGGCATCGTCCGGCCTTCTGGGCTCGCTATAGATGCCCATCATCATGCCACCCAAAAGCGAAAAGGTAGTGCAACCGTGCTTCCTGCAGATGTCCCAGAGCCTACTCTTTGTGAATTTGCGGCTGATGACCGACGGAATATTTAACATTAGAGAAGGTATCAGAGTAACGGATTGCGCATTGCCATGGGTGAGCGAGAGTCCGGTGTAGAGCTTATCATCCGGGGTATATTGCCAGATAAGCTGGGCAAGCATGATAAACATGGGCAGCCGATGCGCCTTAACCACAACTCCCTTGGGATCGCCTGTAGTACCCGAAGTATAGATGACCTCGAAAGGTACGTTGATCTCCCGGTTCAAATTATCTGGAAGACCGACCTCGGGACCATCAAGGATCTCGTTTAGAGAGGGGTAATTACTCATTGCAGGTTTTTTGAAACCCTCTTTGTGCAATACTCCTATTACTTTGACGTCCTTTAGCTCGTTCAGGACATTATTCACATCGTCGTTGAACTCGCTGGAGTAGATGATGCCTTTCGAATTGGAATCCTTGATCTGGTAGTTGAGCTTGCTCCCTTTGGACCGCGGATCGATTGGTACGACGACAGCACCGGTCATGGACCCGGCAAGCATGGTATAAATAAATTCAGGGTGATTGCGCATAACCAGACTGAAGCGGTCTCCCTTACCGATGCCTGCAGCCTCAAGGGCTTTCGCAACTTTGCACCCGTTCAGGAAAATGTCTTTGTAAGTTACCACCTCGTCCGCCAGGCTATCGCCGTTTTCGAAAGTAACAACAGGAAAGTCCGGCATCTGCTCGCACTTTGCCTGTATTTCATCGCAAAGTAATCCTTGTACATATTCTTTCGGCATAGCTCCTCCTTGTGATATTGCCTTATTTTTCTGTTGATGCTAGAGTAGCAAGCAAGGTTACTTAAAACAATATTATGAGAGGTCAATTCAATTGTGAGTTGCGGTCAGTGAGACAGGTGCTGTCCGGATATTTCATAATTCTTTTTGAATATTGGGTATAATAATCGAATATTAGAAAGATTTTCAGACAGATGCATTATGACGAAACATCATGGTACGGCTAAAAATAATTGACTAATGGCCACTAACCACAATGTATATGGCCTTAAATCATATTCGATCTTGTTCAAATAGACGGTATATTGATTATCAATGAACAGAAAGAAGGTGTCAGTGCAATTTAATCTTCCAATGTGTGATTAAACTGTATCAAGAGTCTTTCAACGTCTCTCTAAGATTGTTCAAGCGAAATAGAAGGCATGGTCAGTACGTTATGAATAAAGCTCCCGATCTTGGCAAGATTCATCTCAAGTCAACGGATCGTCTAAATCTTAAGCGATCTATCTACAGCATAAGAATACTTGCCGAGTATGCAAAGAAATTCAATGTTTCCGCTGAGGTTCTTCTATACGGCAGCAAGATTAGTGCTGATGATTTGACGGATCCTGAAATATCCATCACTCCCGAAGAGGAGCTGAAGCTCTTCAGAAGAGCTATTGCCCTGATTCCCGACCCGAAGATCGGATTGGAAATAGGCAAACTGCACAATGTCAGCGCTATGAGCCGGGTGGCCATTCCAGCAATTTTCTGTGACACTTTTCTTGACGCAATCCGCATGGTATTCAAGTATATGGACCTCACGCAGACATATTGCCAATACGAGCTCATCGTAAAGGATAACGACGCGATCATGAGCTGCGAGGAACTTATTGTATTCGGAGATCTGAGGCGATTTCTGTGCGAGCGCGATTTAGTGTCTGCCTATACTTTATGCTGCAATGCATTGGGCGCGCCTCTTGTTCTAAAAGAGATAATGCTGACGTATGCACAGCCTGAATATGTCAATGCTTATCAGGATATTTTCAATTGCCCGGTTACATTCAACGCAAACAGGTATCAGGTGATTTTCGATAAAAGCTATTTGTCTAAACAATTACCCCTGGCCAATGCCCTGACCAGGGACACCTATGAAAAAGAGTGCAAGCGGGCTTATGCACACCTGCATGAACAGAAGTCCACTCTGGACAAAATACAACAGGAACTTTTGTTCCCTTATGAAGACCCCCCTTGCTTCGAAAAGCTGGCTCGCCGGCTGAACATGTCTACCCGAACCCTGAGACGTCACCTTGCTGTCGAGGGTATATCGTACAAAACCCTGTTGAATGAGTTCCGGAAGAAAAAGGCTCTTGAACTTATCTCCTCAACGAACACGCCGATAGAAAACATTGCTGCGGAACTGGGCTATAAAGACACAGCAAATTTTTACCATGCCTTTAAGAACTGGACAGGCACCACTCCCAGTAGCTATCGGAAGACAAAACTTTAAAGTAATTTTTTTAAACTCGACGATAGCAAAAGAAAAGCAGGTCATAAATTTATTGCTTTTCGAAACGGCAGACAAGAGCAAAATTGTACACTCTAGCTTATTTTCACGTTGCATTCTTCAAATGGTAATCCTCAATTCTAATGACTGCAAAATATTGAGGAATAGCAGATGTAACGTTCAATAAGTTATTGGATCGTGAATTTAGTCAGGACTTCATCGGTTTAAACAAATTTCAATATTGATAAAATGGTAAATTTACGCATTTCCGACAAACTCTCCCGCGAAAAACCGGGGTTCAACTCCCCGTGGGACTACCATAAAATGATTGGCATTAATTGATTATTTTACAACTTAGAGTTGGGTTCCTGGATAGGTGGATGGAGAGCGTTGCTCTCTTTTAACATATCTTGATTCCGCAGTCTTCTGTCGCAGCACCTGGATTCATCTCAGGAACTTCTCCGTCGCTTAGTACGATCTTATACCCACACCTTGGGCATTTGCGGATCTCAACTGATCCGACAGTGTGTCACCCGCCCGTACCGACGAAGATATAATCGGTGTGATCCTTTTTCAATTTACAGTTTTTACAAATCAATTCCATGTTTTCACCTACAGGACTATAAAACAATTTTTTAACATATTGTGTTTTGATTTTAAGAAGGCTGTCCTACCTTGTCAAGGGATATTTTATATTAGAAGAGTTTTTATCAAACAATTCTGCGGTAACATTCAGGGGAAACTGTTCAGTAGCCAATATTTCCTTGATTTTGCCGATATTTATAAAGTAATAAGATAACTATGGATAAACTTTACATTGTTATGCCGGCCTATAACGAAGAGAACGTGATAGTCAATGTCGTGGATGAATGGCACAAAGTTATTGAAAAAATCGGGCATGATAGCAAACTGGTAATATTTAATGATGGAAGCAAAGATAATACATTAAGCGTTTTAGAAAACATCCGGAGTAAATATCCAGATCTGGTAGTGATTAGCAAAGAAAATACGGGACACGGGCCAACATGCATCTTTGCTTATAAATATGCCATTGCCGAAAATGCGGATTGGATTTTTCAAACAGATTCCGATGGCCAAACAAGATCAAGCGATTTTTGGCATTTTTGGAAAAAACGGAATAGCTATGATTTTATTATTGGCTATCGCGTGAAACGCGGCGACGGATTGGCTCGACGGTTTATCTCGCAAACGCTTAAAGTAGTAATACTCATAATATTTAAGATTTTTGTGAAAGACGCCAACACACCTTTCCGTTTGATGAAAGTTGAATGTTTACGTAAATACATACCGGCAATCCCCCGTGATTTTTTTCTTCCCAACACATTATTGTCGGTGATGATTACGAAAAATAAGGAAAATTTTTTCTGGCAAGAAATTACTTTTGCTCCGCGAACTTCCGGCATTTCAACTATTTCTTTGGCGAAAATCGGCAAACTGGGAACAACGCTGATAAAGCAATTATATAAATTGAGAAATGTAAAAACCTGAGATGAAAATTGTCTTAATAAGACCAAATTATAACTCTCACATAATAACACCACCGCTGGGGCTGGGTTATCTCTCGTCATATTTAAAAAAGTTCGGGATAGACACAGTAATTATTGACGGGTTAAAAGAAAGTTTGGAATTGAACCAAATGGTTGGTAAGATTTTAGACTTGAAGCCTGACGCCGTAGCAATAACCTGTCTCACGGCTTTTTATAAAGAAGTTATTTTATTATCCAGAGAATTAAAAAAAAATAATATTAGAACTATTATCGGCGGTGCGCATCCTACTTTTTTACCTTATCAAACATTAATTGATTCAGGGGCTGATTATGTAGTGTGTGGAGAGGGAGAACTCTCGTTCCTTAATTTAATTAACAGAAGCTTTCAAAATGATAATATTCAAGGTGTTTACTCTTTAAAAAATTTAAAAAATGAACAGCAGCCAATAATAAAATCGCCGATAGTCGAGAATCTGGACGAACTGCCATTCCCTGATTGGGAACAAATAGACCCGAACAGCTACCCCAGGGCTCCGCATGGAGCTTTTATGAAGGGATTTCCTATCGGTGTGATTATCACCAGCCGTGGTTGCCCTTATGAATGTACATTTTGCGCCAGTCCCCAATTTTGCGATAGAAAAATACGATTCAGAACTCCGGAAAACGTTGTCGCGGAAATTGAATATTTGGTTAAAGATTTCAAAGTAAAAGAAATACACTTCGAAGATGATAATTTGACTTTAAGAAGAGATAACTTAGAAAAACTATGTCATTTGTTAATTGAAAAGAATATTAACATTAAATGGGCCTGTCCAAACGGAATCCGAGCCGATGAAGTCGATCAGGAAATTATTCAATTAATGAAGGACAGTGGATGTTATTATTTTGCCTATGGCATTGAATCCGCTAATCCTCGGATTTTAAAAAATATTAAAAAAAGAGAATCCATAGAGACTATTGAAAGAGCGATTGCAACAGCGGACAAGGTCGGTATAGCCTGCCAGGGATTTTTTATTTTTGGGTTACCGGGAGAGACTGCCGATACTATTGAAGAAAATATAAATTTTGCTGTCAGGTCAAAATTGTCACGGGCGCAATTTATGATTTTAGATGTTTTACCTGGTTCTGAATTGTGGGAAATACTAAAAGGCAAATTTGTTCCGAACTGGAATAAAGAAAGCTACAAGGAACCGGAATGGATACCTGATGGCGTAACCAGGGAACAACTGCTATCAGCGCAATCGACTGCCTTTAGAAAATTTTATTTGAGGCCCCAAATATTCTTTAGATTATTAAAACTGGTTGATCACAGACAGATTTTTTATTTTATTAGAAGATTAAAAGATTACAGGTTATTAAAAGATTAACCGTTATGATTATTTGATGATAGTCGGAGATGATTCAAACTTCTTTTTTCTAAAAAATCATTCCATGAGCAAGTTCAGATTCTAATTAGTGGGATTGATTTTTAATTTACTTCCCATAAAACGTGATACGGAATCATTATCCAGAAAACATCTTACAGACAAACCTTCCGCAATCGAAAATCTGTCTATCAGTGTCATATTGGCAAGAACATATTGAGAAATCGGATCGCCGGAAGGGAAAGAAAATTGTTTGTCTTGCCAGAAGCGCAGAGGTTCTTCCAGAGCAATAGGCACCAGAGCAGGCATTGCTTCAAACACGTAAACCAGTTTGGG
Encoded proteins:
- a CDS encoding ATP-dependent acyl-CoA ligase — translated: MPKEYVQGLLCDEIQAKCEQMPDFPVVTFENGDSLADEVVTYKDIFLNGCKVAKALEAAGIGKGDRFSLVMRNHPEFIYTMLAGSMTGAVVVPIDPRSKGSKLNYQIKDSNSKGIIYSSEFNDDVNNVLNELKDVKVIGVLHKEGFKKPAMSNYPSLNEILDGPEVGLPDNLNREINVPFEVIYTSGTTGDPKGVVVKAHRLPMFIMLAQLIWQYTPDDKLYTGLSLTHGNAQSVTLIPSLMLNIPSVISRKFTKSRLWDICRKHGCTTFSLLGGMMMGIYSEPRRPDDADNPVRKVLSAGTPRSIWEDFEKRFNVKIHEWYGAVEGGFAHNPPGEGPIGSFGKPIEGVMEMKVVHDDDSECAPGEIGELVVSQKQGKVEVEYLGKKKASEDKTRGGILRTGDMCHKDENGWLFFDFRKGGGLRRQGDFILPEYVEKAIADLGYVSDVCVYGIPAESGAPGESDIVAAVVPVPGTKLDVAIIAKELSKTLEKGYIPQYLQIVDEIPKTASEKNLDRVLRDEFRMDASNVFAF
- a CDS encoding glycosyltransferase, yielding MDKLYIVMPAYNEENVIVNVVDEWHKVIEKIGHDSKLVIFNDGSKDNTLSVLENIRSKYPDLVVISKENTGHGPTCIFAYKYAIAENADWIFQTDSDGQTRSSDFWHFWKKRNSYDFIIGYRVKRGDGLARRFISQTLKVVILIIFKIFVKDANTPFRLMKVECLRKYIPAIPRDFFLPNTLLSVMITKNKENFFWQEITFAPRTSGISTISLAKIGKLGTTLIKQLYKLRNVKT